GCGCGCAGTCACGCAACTGCCTCTGCCCTCCCACGTGCGCCGTCTGGCCCTGCATTCTCCGGCGGACAACATGGTGCTGCCCAACGCGGCCCTGCGCTGCACGGCTCCGGGATGGGAACAGGTGACGACACGGCCCGTAAGCCATGTCGCCATGCTCCATTCTCGCGAGGTGTTCCGGGAAGTCCGGAGCTGGATCAGCGCCGAGCTGGCAAACGAAAGGTCACAGGCCGCCGCTCAGGACCCTGCCTGAGCCCCTGCCTGCCCCGCCTGCGCGGGACGGGCAGGACCGATTTCTCACTTCAGCCCTTCCTTGCGATCAAGGTACAGGTTGGTCAGGGCCAGCACGGACGTGCCGATGATGAGCAAAAGCGATATGGCGTTGATCACGGGCGTCGAGCCGTCGCGAACCTGCAGGTACAGATTGATGGGCAGGGTGGGCTGCGAGCCGACCAGAAAGAGGGTGGTGTTGAAATTCTCGAAGCTCATCAAGAAGGCCACGGCCCCTGAGCCGATGATCGATGAGCGCAGATAGCGCAGGGTTATGTGCCAGATGACCTCGAAGCGGGTCGCGCCGAGGTTCAGCGCCGCCTCTTCCAGGGAATGGTCGAACTTGCGCAGCTTGGCCGAAACCACCAGCGTCACGAAGGTGGTGATGAAGGAAAACTGCCCCACCACCACCAGCCAGAAGCTGGGCCTGAAGAGATCGAAATCCAGGTTCCAGTGATCCTCGAAATAGATTCCCGCCGTTGTCGCCCCCAGCAGAATGGAGATGCCCAGGATCACGCCCGGAATGACCAGCGGGGCGAGCATCAGAAAATACAGAAAATTCTTGCCCTTGAAATTCTCCTGCTCAAACAGGAACGCGGCGCAGACTCCCACCACCACGCATGAAACCGAGACCCAGAGCGCGGTCTGGAAGCTGACCCAGATGGCGCGCAGGTTGTCGGAATCCTCGAAGATGCCGACCCGTTGGGGTCCGGCCGAGAAAAACCAGTCCAGGGTGAAGCCGCGCCAGGGCAGGGACGGAAAGTCGGAATTGTTGAAGGCCAGCACGCAGGTCACCAGGAGCGGCGCGAACAGGAAAAAGAAATAGAGCAGGATGAAGACCACGAAAGCGCGGTCGTAGGCACGGGATCTTGGCAACGAGCGGATCATGACGCCACCTCGCCCAGACGCTGTCCCGAAAGCTTGAGCCCGACCCAGATGATGCCGGAGCTTAAGACCAGCAGCAAAAAGCCGAAGGCCGCGCCCTGGTTCCAGTTGAAACTGGCGATAAACTGGTTGTAGATCTGCTCCGTGAACCACAGCGAGTTCTTGCCGCCCATGAGGTTGGGGGTCAGGTAGTTGCCGAGCACCAGCATGAAGACCACGATGGAACCGGACGTGATGCCTGGCTTGCAGTGCGGAATGATGATCGTGCGCCAGATGCAGCTCTTGCTCGCGCCAAGGTCGTAGGCGGCCTCGACCAGACTGTCGTCCAGGCTCTCCATGACCGAGACCAGCGGCACGACCATGAACAGCATGGACGTGTACACAAGGCCCATGATCATGGTCGCGTCGTTGTAGAGCATCTCGATGGGCCGCTCAACGAGGCCAAGCTGCAGCAGGAAATAATTGATGACCCCGGATTCGCGCAGCAGGATCATCCAGCCGTAAACCCGCACCAGTTCGCTGACCCAGAACGGCAGTAGCAGGAGGACCATAAGGAACCCGCGCACCCCCGGTCTTGAAAGCTTGGTGATGTAGAAGGCCACGGGCAAGGACACGATCAGGGTCAAAAACGTGGTGATGACGGAGTAGGCTGCCGTGCGCACGAAGGTCAGCCAGTAGATGGGCTCCATGAAAAAATTGCCGTAATTGGCGAGGCTCCAACTCTTGCCGACCCTGAAGCTGAGGATCAAAAGATCCAGGTGCGGCAGCACGATGAGCAGAACAAGCCACATCAGCACCGGGGCCAGAAAAATCCAGAACAGCCCGGAGCGCTTCATGGCGTCTCCTCCTGCGCGAACGCGATGCCGGACTGGGGATGCCAGCCCAGGGTGATGCTTTCACCGGGACGGATGTGATCGAAAGAGCGGTTCTGAGGCAGGGCCACGAGCAGCTCGTGACCGGCGGCGGTGGCAGTCAGCAGGCGGCTGTTGGCCCCGTCGAAGAGAATGGCCTTGACCGTGACGCCGAAGGTGTTGAGCCCGGCCGGATCGGACGGTTCGATGACCATGGCCTCGGGACGCAGAAAAAGAGTGGCCGGACCCTTGCGCGCATCGGCCTTCTTGCGGGCGCGGAAAACCAGGTTTTCGTCCGTGCGGATCAGCACCGTTTGGTCGTCCATCTCCTCCACCTTTCCGGCCCAGCGGTTGTTGTCGCCCACGAATCCCGCCACGAAGGGGGTGTGAGGATCGCCGTAAAGCTCCTGCGGGGAGCCGACCTGCTCGAAGCGCCCCCTGTTCATGACCGCCACGGTGTCGGACATGACCAGGGCTTCGGACTGATCGTGGGTGATGTAGACAAAGGTCGTGCCGATCTTGGCCTGAAGCTTCTTGAGCTCGACCTTCATCTGTTCCCTGAGCTTCAGGTCGAGCGCGCCAAGCGGCTCGTCCAGCAGCAGGACCTTCGGTTCGAGCACCAGGCAGCGGGCGATGGCCACACGCTGTTTCTGACCGCCGGAGAGCTGCTGGATGCGCTTGGCGCCGAATCCGGGCAGATCCACCCGCTCCAGAATCTCCTCCGTGCGGCGGCGGATCTCGGCGGCAGGCACCTTGCGGCGTTTCAGGCCAAAGGCGATGTTCTCGGCCACGTCCATCATCGGAAAAAGAGCCAGATGCTGAAAAACCAGATTGACGGGCCGGTTATTGGGAGTCACCCCGCGCACGTCCTGCCCGCTTATCTCGATGCGCCCGTCCGTCTGCTCCTCGAATCCGGCGATCATGCGCAAAAGCGTGGTCTTGCCGCAGCCCGAAGGCCCGAGGATGGAAAAAAAGGAGCCCTTGGGCACGGAAAAAGAGACATCGTCCACGGCGACAAACGTCCCGAACTTCTTGACCAGACCCGTGATGACCAGATCGTATTGCATGCGCCTTCCGTTATGAAAAAAATGAGGTCCGAAGCCTGGGTGACTTCGGACCTACGTGCTTAGTTGGAGGCCTTGACCTTGTCCAGCACCTTGCCTTCCATGGCTTCAAGGTTGGCTGGAACGGGCGGATACCATTTGATGTTGTCGATGGTAGCCTGCGGGAAGGAGCGGTCGAAATTGGCCTGGAATGCCGGGTCTATGAAAGGACCGGCGCCCTTGCAGGCCGTGGGGGTCTTCTCGGCGGAAGTGAAATAGCCGCTGTTCTCGGGCTTGAGCATAAAGTTGATCCACTTGTAGGCCGCATCCACATTCTTGGCCTTGGCCGGAATGGTGAAGGTGTCGATCCAGCCCAGCGCGCCTTCGCTCGGAGCCACGAAGTCTATATCCTTGTTGTCGCCATGCAGTTTCCATCCACCGTTGTCCCAGGCCTCGGCCACGGTCACTTCACCGGAACGGACGGATTCAAGCAGCTGGTCGCCATTGGCCCAGTAGTTCTTGACCAGTGGCTTGGCCTTGATCAGTTCGGCCTCGATCTTGGAAAGCATCTCGGCGTAGGCCTTTTCGTCACCGTAGAGAGCGAAGGGGTCGTAGCCAAGCGCAAAGCCCAGACCAATGAGGACAGGGCGTTTGAGACGGTAGCTGATGCGGCCCTTGTACTGCGGATCGACGAGGGCTTTCCAGGAGGTCGCGCCCTTGGCCTGCGCAGTGTTGACCACCAGACCGGACGTGCCCCAACAGAAGGGAACCGCGTGCGATTTGCCACCGACCAGTGTGTTCTTCTTCACGGCTTCGAGCATGGAAGGAATGAACAGATCGGCCTCGATCTTGGAATAATCGATGGGCTGGTAGATGCCGAACTCTTCCTGCACCGAGGAGATGCGGTCCTGGCTGGGCTGGGCCAGATCAAAGCCCGCTCCGCGCGTGGCCCGCAGCTTGGCGATCATTTCCTCGTTGTTGGAATAGGTCACCTCGACCTTTACCCCCGTCTCGGCCTCGAACTTGTCCACCAGCTCCTTGGGGGCGTAGCCTTTCCAGGTCAGCAGCTGCAGGGTGTCGGCCATGGCCAGGGACGAACCGGCCACTAGAAAAACGATCATCAATACAATCCGTTTCATGCGTAATTCTCCTTATAAATGTGTAGGAAAAGCCAAACAATCATGTATCAATTACAATCAATTTCGACAAGAGCATGACAGCAGGAAGGCAGGACGACGGCAGGACTGTTTCCAGAGGAATCCCATATGCGCCCAGCGCCGGAGATACTTGAAAACGTACGCAGGTCCCGGGAGGAAAATTTCCGCCAAGGTCCCGTAAAAATTACCTCCCGGGAAGAAGCGAAAGGACGGTCTCTTTGAGATGCCCCATATCCACGGGCTTTGATATATAGGAATCCATCCCGGCCTGCAGGAAGCGTTCGCGATCCCCGGCCATGGCATAGGCGGTCATGGCCACTATGGGGACGTCCTGCCCCAGCTTTTCCCGGATGATCCGCGTGGCTTCCATCCCGTCCATGACCGGCATCTGCACATCCATAAAAACCAGATCCACGCGCTCACGCCCGAGTATTTCCACAGCTTCCCGGCCATTGACGGCGCTTATGACCTCGCAGCCGAACTTTGCCAGAATCCTTTCCATGGCCATGCGGTTCACGCTGTCGTCTTCCACCAGCAGAAAACGTCGTCCGGCAAAGTCTTCATCCCTGCTCCGGCGCTGCACCCGCGCATGACTGCCCGAACCGACGGCAAAAGGCAGCGTCACGCCAACCGAGGTGCCTTCACCCGGGACGCTTTGGATCTGCAGCTGCCCGTGCATGAGATCCACCAGACGGCGCACTATGGCCAGCCCAAGGCCCGCACCCTGATGGGTACGGACACAGGAGCCGTCGACCTGAATGAAAGGCTCGAAAATGTCCTTGAGCCTCTCGCTTGGAATGCCTACACCGCTGTCCTGAACCGTGCAACGGATCTGACAGGGAGATTCACCTGCCGCCGAGACAAGGACAAAACTCACTTCGACCCGCCCTTTGGGTGTAAACTTGACGGCGTTGCCGACCAGGTTGAATAGAATCTGCCGCAGTCTGACCTCGTCTCCAAACAAATGAGCAGGGATACGCGGATCAAGCCGAACATCCAGTCGCACCCCCTTTTCACGGGCCAGGACCCCGAAGATGTCGAGGATGCTCTGCTGCACATCGGCAAGGGCAAAGCTTTCTTCCTGGATGACCAGCTTGTTGGATTCGATGCGGGACAGATCGAGGATATCTGAAAGCAGACGGGTGAGCCGATTCGTGGAACGGATGGCCGCCTCGACATATTCCTGCTGCTCGGCATTGGGGCTTGTGGTCTGGAGCAGCTGCAACATGCTCAGCACGCCGTTCAGGGGCGTGCGAATTTCGTGGCTCATGTTGGCCAGAAATTCGGATTTACTGCGCGAGGCATCCTCTGCCGCATCCTTGGCCTTGCGCAGATCGTCCTGCGCGATCTGCCGCTCCAGGGCCATGCGATCGAGAGCCTCGGCCAAAAGGCCCAGTTCTCCTGCGTCATGACTCACTCCGGTGGATGCACAGTAGTCTCCGGTCCTGAAACGCTCGGCCGCCATGACCAAAGCTCTTATCCGGGGCATGAAGAAAACCCTTTGCGCGGCCCAGGCCAGAGCCAGCGCCAGCAGGGCCGCGCACGCAGACAGAAAAAGGCCAGTTTGCAGGGCCCTCTGGGCATCGGCGCCAATGGACGCTTCGGGCACTCCGACGAAGATGGTCATATAAGGCTGCGCCCCGTCGGCATGCCTGATCTTGTAAAACGCGTTCATGCGGCTGAGGCCGTCGGAGTCCCTGCTGAAGAAAACTCCGCTTTCCCCACCCTGTCTCGATGCCTCCCATGCGTCCGGGCTGATGAACGCCCCCAGGGGAAAGGACTCGTCGACACGGGACCTGAAGATTCGCCTGCCCACATGGTCGGCAATGCACAGGAAGGATTGGTCCGGCAGACGCTGTCCGCCCAGAAATGGATGAAACCTGCCCAGATCAAGGGCCACGGTGAGAATGCTTTCCACCTGCCCCTGGTCGTCCAGGATGGGATACGCGAACGGAAAAGACGGCACCGCCGTGCCCCTGGAAACGATAAATTCTCCCGGCGCAAAATCCTTGGTGCGCAACGCGTCCCTGAAATGCTTGCGATCTGCCAGGCTGTCGAAGGACATGGGCACGGCCGAGGCCAGGACAGTGCCCTCCCGGTCGGTCAGGGCCATGTTGGTGTAGTGGAGATTATGGAGCAGAATTCGCTTGAAGATCGATATGCAGCCGTCAACATCCTGGCTTTGAACCCGATCCATGAGAGACAAGGTCACAAGAGTTTGCCGGGTTGCCTCGGAGGTTCTTTGCTGCACTCCGGCCAAAGCGGTAATGATCCGAATCAACTCGTCCTCGGCGTGACGAAATGCATCGTCCCGGCTTTGGAGTCCATTGTGCAAAATGATTCCCAACGCCGGCAGCACTGACAGCAGCGCCAGGCCGAACAGCATGGCCCGCAAGGATTGGAGAAAAGCCAGACCCACGAAAGTCCTCCCAAGCCC
The Deltaproteobacteria bacterium HGW-Deltaproteobacteria-18 genome window above contains:
- a CDS encoding hybrid sensor histidine kinase/response regulator; translation: MGLAFLQSLRAMLFGLALLSVLPALGIILHNGLQSRDDAFRHAEDELIRIITALAGVQQRTSEATRQTLVTLSLMDRVQSQDVDGCISIFKRILLHNLHYTNMALTDREGTVLASAVPMSFDSLADRKHFRDALRTKDFAPGEFIVSRGTAVPSFPFAYPILDDQGQVESILTVALDLGRFHPFLGGQRLPDQSFLCIADHVGRRIFRSRVDESFPLGAFISPDAWEASRQGGESGVFFSRDSDGLSRMNAFYKIRHADGAQPYMTIFVGVPEASIGADAQRALQTGLFLSACAALLALALAWAAQRVFFMPRIRALVMAAERFRTGDYCASTGVSHDAGELGLLAEALDRMALERQIAQDDLRKAKDAAEDASRSKSEFLANMSHEIRTPLNGVLSMLQLLQTTSPNAEQQEYVEAAIRSTNRLTRLLSDILDLSRIESNKLVIQEESFALADVQQSILDIFGVLAREKGVRLDVRLDPRIPAHLFGDEVRLRQILFNLVGNAVKFTPKGRVEVSFVLVSAAGESPCQIRCTVQDSGVGIPSERLKDIFEPFIQVDGSCVRTHQGAGLGLAIVRRLVDLMHGQLQIQSVPGEGTSVGVTLPFAVGSGSHARVQRRSRDEDFAGRRFLLVEDDSVNRMAMERILAKFGCEVISAVNGREAVEILGRERVDLVFMDVQMPVMDGMEATRIIREKLGQDVPIVAMTAYAMAGDRERFLQAGMDSYISKPVDMGHLKETVLSLLPGR
- a CDS encoding ABC transporter ATP-binding protein, whose translation is MQYDLVITGLVKKFGTFVAVDDVSFSVPKGSFFSILGPSGCGKTTLLRMIAGFEEQTDGRIEISGQDVRGVTPNNRPVNLVFQHLALFPMMDVAENIAFGLKRRKVPAAEIRRRTEEILERVDLPGFGAKRIQQLSGGQKQRVAIARCLVLEPKVLLLDEPLGALDLKLREQMKVELKKLQAKIGTTFVYITHDQSEALVMSDTVAVMNRGRFEQVGSPQELYGDPHTPFVAGFVGDNNRWAGKVEEMDDQTVLIRTDENLVFRARKKADARKGPATLFLRPEAMVIEPSDPAGLNTFGVTVKAILFDGANSRLLTATAAGHELLVALPQNRSFDHIRPGESITLGWHPQSGIAFAQEETP
- a CDS encoding ABC transporter permease, whose amino-acid sequence is MKRSGLFWIFLAPVLMWLVLLIVLPHLDLLILSFRVGKSWSLANYGNFFMEPIYWLTFVRTAAYSVITTFLTLIVSLPVAFYITKLSRPGVRGFLMVLLLLPFWVSELVRVYGWMILLRESGVINYFLLQLGLVERPIEMLYNDATMIMGLVYTSMLFMVVPLVSVMESLDDSLVEAAYDLGASKSCIWRTIIIPHCKPGITSGSIVVFMLVLGNYLTPNLMGGKNSLWFTEQIYNQFIASFNWNQGAAFGFLLLVLSSGIIWVGLKLSGQRLGEVAS
- a CDS encoding ABC transporter permease, giving the protein MIRSLPRSRAYDRAFVVFILLYFFFLFAPLLVTCVLAFNNSDFPSLPWRGFTLDWFFSAGPQRVGIFEDSDNLRAIWVSFQTALWVSVSCVVVGVCAAFLFEQENFKGKNFLYFLMLAPLVIPGVILGISILLGATTAGIYFEDHWNLDFDLFRPSFWLVVVGQFSFITTFVTLVVSAKLRKFDHSLEEAALNLGATRFEVIWHITLRYLRSSIIGSGAVAFLMSFENFNTTLFLVGSQPTLPINLYLQVRDGSTPVINAISLLLIIGTSVLALTNLYLDRKEGLK
- a CDS encoding spermidine/putrescine ABC transporter substrate-binding protein, with translation MKRIVLMIVFLVAGSSLAMADTLQLLTWKGYAPKELVDKFEAETGVKVEVTYSNNEEMIAKLRATRGAGFDLAQPSQDRISSVQEEFGIYQPIDYSKIEADLFIPSMLEAVKKNTLVGGKSHAVPFCWGTSGLVVNTAQAKGATSWKALVDPQYKGRISYRLKRPVLIGLGFALGYDPFALYGDEKAYAEMLSKIEAELIKAKPLVKNYWANGDQLLESVRSGEVTVAEAWDNGGWKLHGDNKDIDFVAPSEGALGWIDTFTIPAKAKNVDAAYKWINFMLKPENSGYFTSAEKTPTACKGAGPFIDPAFQANFDRSFPQATIDNIKWYPPVPANLEAMEGKVLDKVKASN